Part of the Candidatus Omnitrophota bacterium genome is shown below.
CTGGACCGAACCGTGGATCCTGGGATACCCCGTCTCTCTGGGGCTCGATTTCTACCAGACGTCCCACAGGAAAGAGCTGGATATAGGATGGCCGTACGATGAGCAGCGGACCGGCGGAGACGTGCGCCTCGGTAAAGAGTTCACGGAGTATCTGCGCGGCGACGCGATGTACAAACTGGAGCAGATCCACATAGGGGACGTGGTCGAGAACGCGTCCCAGGACCTGAAGGACGAATCGGGCACCAATATGCTTTCGAGCATGCTTTTCCAGCTGACGTTAGATACGAGGGACAACATATATAACCCCGGCCGCGGGTACGTGATCAACGGCTCGATCGAAGATGCCGGCGGTATATTTTTCGGCGACAAGGACTATGTCAAAGGCACCGCCACAGCCGCTTATTACCACACCTTCTTCGATAAGTTCGTCCTGGAGCTCAAAGGCAGGGCCGGGCTCGAGAACGCTTACGGCGACTCCGACGAGGTACCGATATATGAACGGTTCTTCGGCGGCGGCGCAAATACAATACGCGGCTACAAGGAGAGAAAGGTGGGCCCGAGGGACCCCGGTTCGAACGATCCTATAGGAGGCGAGGCCATCGTCGTGGGGAACGCGGAAGTGACATTCCCCATTTACGAAAATGTACTGAAGGGTGCCATATTCTATGACGTGGGAAATGTGTGGCGCCGGGCGGAAGATTTTATTGTCGGCGGCGGATATAAGCACGGTATCGGCATAGGGGTGAGGGTCAAGACACCGATAGGCCCCGTGAGCCTCGATTACGGCTATCCGCTTGTGAAGAATTTTGAAGATGAGAAGACCGGCGAGTTCTATTTCAAGATGAGCCGGGGATTTTAATAGGAAAAAAGGAGGAAGGTCATGAGCAAGAGGATAGTTTTGTTAACGGTCGCTCTCTTCGCTATAGCGGCATTCACATCGGGCCTGGCCCGGGTCGCGTGCGCTGCGGAGCTAAAGATAGCGTATGTGGACATGGGGAAGGTCTTCTCCGACTATAACAAGACGAAAGACGCCGAAAAGGTCATGGAGGAGAAGACGAAGGTCAAGGAAGGCGAGAGGAAGACGCTTGTGGATGAATTGAGGAAGCTGAAGGACGAGCAGGCGCTCCTTTCCGAGAAGGCCAAGGCGGAGAAGCAGACGATCATAGACGAGAAGGTGAAGAACCTGCAGGAATTTGACAGGAAGGCGCGGGATGAGCTCATCAAAGAGAGAAACGATAAGCTCGGCACCCTTGTAAAAGACATGGAGAAGGTCATAGAGGATTACGCGAAAGAGTCCGGTTATGACTTCATCGTGGATTCCCGCATCCTTCTTTACGGGAAAGAGCAGTACGAGGTCACCGCCGAGATCCTGAAACGCTTAAATAAATAGGACCGGGGTGATCGGAGAAGTGGCAAAGCAGAGGACCATAAAAGACCCCGTCGAGATAGAGGGCGTGGGTCTTCAGACCGGCGCTAAAGTAAAACTGTCCCTGAAGGGCTCTCCCGCGGGAAGCGGAATAAACTTTATAAGGGTCGATCTCCCGAATAAACCACTCCTTAATATCCAATCGTTCAATTTCGATGAGTCGGTCTCCAGGGAGCGCAGGACCGTCCTCGGCATAGGGCCTCTTGAGATCCAGACGACGGAACATTTTCTTGCGGCGCTGGCCGGGCTCGGCATAGACAATATAATAGCAGAAGCGGATAACGCAGAGCTCCCCGGGCTTGACGGAAGCGCCGCCGGTTTCCTGGCCGCGCTTAAAAAAGCGAAAGTGATCGAACAGGAGAGCTCCAAAAGAGAGATCGCGTTAGACTCTCCCGTATGGTGCGCGGATAAAGACGCATTCCTGGCCGTCTTTCCCGGCGATGGGTTCAGGGTGTCGTATACGATGTCATATCCTCACCCCGCTCTCGGCACACAGTTCCTGAGTTTAACGGTGGATGAGGCCGCGTTCGAGGGCCAGATCGCCCCGGCGAGGACATTCTGCCTGGAAGAGGAAGCGCTCGAGCTCCTGAAGAGGGGGTTGGGCAAAGGGGCCGATTATGACAATACGCTCGTGATGGGGAAGGGCGGCCCCATAAAGAATGCATTAAGGTTCCCCGATGAGCCGGTGAGACATAAGATACTGGACCTCATCGGCGACTTATGTCTGGCGGGCGCGCCGCTTAAAGGCCACGTCGTCGCTATAAAATCCGGGCACCGGTTGAATATGGAGATGGTGAAAAAATTAAAAAAGATAGTTAAGGGTTAGGGGTTGGGAGTTAGAGGTTAAGCGAAGGAGAATGACATGGGAAAATCGGAACTCGATATAAAAGGCAAGCCGATCGATATCAATATGATACAAAAGATACTGCCTCACAGGTATCCGTTCCTTCTTGTCGACAGGGTGCTCGAGGTGAGCGCGGAGAGGGCAGTAGGCATAAAGAACGTGACCATAAATGAACCTTTCTTCCAGGGCCACTTCCCGGGCCATCCCATCATGCCGGGTGTCCTCATTTTGGAGGCGATGGCGCAGGTCGGCGGCGTAGCGGCCCTCAATATGAAAGATAATATCGGTAAACTCGCGTACTTCCTGACCATAGACAACGCCAAATTCAGGAAGCCGGTCGTGCCCGGGGACCAGCTGGTCATAGAGGTCAATATAATGAAGGCCAAGTTGAGCATCATGCAGGTCCGCGCCGTCGCGAAGGTGGAAGGCGCAGTGGTCACGGAGGCCGAATTCAAGTTCGCTTTTATCACTCCAAACGAAACCGCATAACCATATGTCCCGCATAGGCCTAGTCGCCGGAGAGGGAAAACTTCCGGTCGTATTTTCAAAGATAGCCCGCGCCAGGGGCGACACCGTCATAGGGTTCGGCATAAAAGGGATCACATCCGACGAGCTTGAGCGCCACGTGGAGAAGATGCACTGGGTCAGGTGGGGCGATCTCAAGAAGGCCATATTCCTGCTCGTCACGGAGCGCATCAAGGATATCGTCATGCTCGGGAAGATAAAGAAAGAGATACTCTTCAAGGAAGAGGAAAAATTGGACGACGATGCTAAGAAGGTCGTGGGCGTCGTCCGGGATAAGAAGGATTACGCCATCCTGAACGGGGTGACCAAAGCCCTTGCCGTCGCAGGCATACAGGTGATAAGTCCGGCCGCATATCTCAAAGACCTTATACCCGTCAAGGGTGTTTTGACAAGGAGAGGACCCACCGCCGCCGAAGAGAAGGATATCGAATACGGGAAAGAGGTGGCCCTCACCCTGTCACGGTTCGATATAGGCCAGACGACGGTGATCAAGGAGAAGACGGTGATAACGGTTGAGGCGGCGGAAGGCACGGACGAGACGATAAAAAGGGCAGGCGCGCTCACCGGAGGCGGTTTCACCGTAGTTAAGATGGCCCGTCCCGATCAGGATATGCGGCTTGACGTCCCCCTGGTCGGGGTAGAGACGATAAAGGCGGTGGCGGACGCAAAAGGCAGCGTCGTCGCCCTGGAAGCAGGTAAGACCCTCCTCTTAGACAGAGAAGATGCGGTAAAACTCGCCGACGATAAAGGGATCTCCATCGTCATAGTCTGATGATCTTACAATATCGGAAGGTACTTCTTCACCTCGTGGCTCGTGACGTGGATCCTGTACTCTTCCCACTCTCTCTTCTTATTGATCAGGAACCTGGTGAAGATATGCTCTCCGAGCGCCTCTTTCAAAAGGGCGCTCTTCTCCGTTTCGGCTATTGCCTGTGACAGGTTACCCGGCAACGCGATCAGCCCGCGTTCCTGCCGTTCCGACATCTCCATCTTATAGATATTGGGTTCAACAGGGTCCGGTATCTTATACTTCTTCTCTATCCCCTCAAGGCCCGCCGTAAGGATGGCCGCAAAGGCGAGATATGGGTTGCATGCCGGATCGGGGCAGCGCAATTCGGCCCTCGTAGCCTTCTCGTTACCCGGCCTGTAGAGAGGGACCCTGATCAGCGCCGTCCTGTTCCTCTGCGCCCACGATACATAGACCGGCGCCTCGTAACCGGCCACCAGACGCTTATAGGAGTTGACCCATTGCGCTGTGAGCGCGCTTAACTCCCGGGCGTGTCTTAACTGCCCGGCGATGAACTGTTTCGCCGTCAGGGAGAGATGGTATTTATCGTCCTTGTCGTAGAATGCGTTCTTGTCCCCTTTAAAGAGGGATTGATGTGTATGCATGCCGCTCCCGTTGACGCCGTATATCGGTTTCGGCATGAAAGTGGCATAGACATTATGGGCCTTGGCGACCTCTTTTATGCAGTAGCGCGCGGTGATTATATTGTCGGCCATTATCAGCGCCTCGCTGTATTTAAGGTCTATCTCGTGCTGGGACGGGGCCACTTCATGATGGCTTGCCTCCATCGGTATACCCATATCCTCGAGTATATTCACCGTCTTATTGCGTATGACGTCGGCGAAGTCATTCGGTATCAGCTCAAAATACGTCCCTTCATCGAGGACCTCGGGGGACTTATCGGATTTGAAGTAGAAATACTCGAGCTCAGGCCCTATGTAATAAGTGTAGCCCAGCTTCCCGGCGCGTTCCAGGGCCCTCTTCAATACGTATCTTGAGTCGCCGGCATAAGGCGTCCTGTCAGGGTTGAGGATATCGCAGAATAACCGCGCAACCGTTCCCGACGACTCTTCCCACGGCAATATCTGGAACGTGGCGGCATCGGGCATCGCGATGATGTCCGACTCCTGCGCCTCGGCGAAACCCGTCACCGAAGAACCGTCGAACCCCTTGCCATGATAAAGCGCCTCCTCGAGGTCGCGCTGGGTGATAGATACGCACTTGAGTATGCCCAGGATGTCGACGAACCATAGCTGTATCGTGCGTATGTTGCGTTCCTTTACGGCCCTGAGTATGCGCTCCTTCGCGTCTTTAGCGGAACGCATGTTCCTTATATCGGTATCTTTCCCTGTATGGGTCTTTTTAAGGTGCTTCAATTCGTCCTCCTCTATGATGTACTGCCTGCCGACACGGGACGCCCTGATCGACCCCTTCTGTATCTTCTCGACCACCGCCTGGCGCGATATCCCGAGCAGCTTTGCGGCCTCCGTAGGGCTCTTGTACCCTTTCTTCATATGTTCCTCCTTGATTTATGCTACTTGACACTTGTCAAGTATACTACATCACTTGACAACTGTCAAGTGAAAAAGAGCGGATATTATTTGGCATTAACGGAGGAGCGGAAAGATCGCGCGGGCGGCGCGCTCGGAGGCGCCCGGGGTACCGAGAGATGCGGCGACGGACCTGAGGGAGGATACGATCCCCGCCCTTCTTTTGTCATCGGCCAGTATGGATACGGCCCTCTCCGCTATCTTTTCCGGCGTCACATCGAACTGGAGAAGCTCCGGGACTATCTCCCTGCCGGCTATGATATTGGCAAGCCCCAGGAAAGGCGTCCTCAACACTATCTGGCTTGCCACATATGTCAGGAAGTTCACTTTATAGACGAGCAGGAACGGCTTTCCCAGAAGCGCGGTCTCCAGCGTCGCGGTCCCGGAGGCGACTATCGCGAAGTCCGCGGCGGCGACTATGTTATACGTGTCGCCTTCCGCCAGCGCTATATCGACGCCGGACCCTTTCATTATATTTTTGTAAAGGGCGGCGGGCAGGTCTTTGAACTTTGCGATGACGAATTGCACGTTCTTCACCCTGTTCTTTATGAGGGCAGCCGCCGAAAGCATGGGCGTCAGGAGCGCCGTCACTTCGAGCGTCCTGGAACCGGGCAGCAGGGCGACGGTCATCTTATCCTGTGAAAGGCCGTATCTTTTCAGCGTTTCTGACCTGGGGAGCGTGGCCTTCACCGTCTCCATGAGCGGATGGCCCACCCACTCGGCTTCTATGCCGTGCCTCCTGTACAGCTCCTCCTCGAATTTAAAGAAGACGACGACCTTCCTGACGCACTCTTTTATTATCTTTATCCTGCCCGCGCCCCATGCCCATACCTGGGGGCTTATGTAGTAGACGACAGGGATGCCCCTTTTTTTGAGATAACGGGCAAGGCGCAGGTTGAAACCGGGATAGTCGACGAGTATGGCAAGGTCCGGCCTTTCGCGGCCTATCCTGCCGATGACCGCCGATCGGGCGGCCTTCACCGCAGAGAGGTTCTTTATCACCTCGACGAGACCTATGAGGGCAAGTTTCGATATGTCATATACGACATCGACGCCGGCCTCCCTGGAGAGATTACCCCCGAGCCCGAAGAACCGTAAAGACGGGTCGAGCGACTTCAGGTCTTTTACCAGGTTGGAGGCGTGGAGATCCCCCGAGGGTTCTCCGGCGACTATCAGGATCTTTTTAGGGGATGCCATCGTCACTTGGCAGGTTTTATCTTTTCTATTATTGCGAGCGCGACCTGGAGGGCGCGCCTTCCTTCAACGCCGGATACGACGGGGCGTTTGCCTGTCCTGACGCATTCCACGAATGATTTGAGCTCTTTCTTGAGCGGCTCTTTCTTCTTTATCCGTATCTTCTCTTTGATTATCTTATCTTCGGTCTTCCTGAATATCGCCGCTTCCTGGCTCACGTAATCGAGGGAGATGTAAGAGTCCTCCTGGAATATCCTTATCTTGCGCACGACGTCCTTGGTGACGCGGCTGGCCGTGATATCCGCCACTGTGCCGTCTTCGAACGTGAGGCGGACATTCGTCACGTCCTCATAATCCGATATGGTGCTCAATCCCACCGCCTCTATGTTGGCGACCTCTTTCTTCACCAGCCCCAGGACTATGTCTATGTCGTGGATCATCAGGTCGAGGACCACGCCCACGTCTTTCACCCTCTTATGAAAAGGGCCCAGCCGCTGGCACTCTATGAATTTCGGTTTTTCGAGGTATGGCTCTATGGCAAGGACGGCCGAATTGAACCTCTCTACGTGGCCAACCTGGAGTATGAGCTTACGGTCTCTGGCTATTTCTATGAGCTCATCCGCTTCGGAGAGCGTCTTGGTTATCGGCTTCTCTATCAGTACGTGGATATCGTGCAGCAGGAAATCTTTGGCTATATTGTAGTGGAGGCTTGTGGGTACGGCTATGCTCGCCGCGTCTATCTTTCCGAAAAGCTCCTCGTAATCGCTATAACTCGCCGTGTGGTACTTTTTCCCCACCTCCAGCGCCTTTTCGATGTTACAGTCGCATACCCCTACAAGCTTTACGTCTTTGAGCCGGGAATAGACCTTGGTATGTATGGAACCGAGGTGGCCCACCCCTATGACCCCTATGTGCGTCTTCTCCATAGATGCTTCCTATTGGTATATATTAGGTTAAGATTATAGCATTTGATGCAACGGGTTACAAGAGATTTCTCAAAAGGGCCGTTTTGCCGGTACAAATTTACCTCGACAAAGAGGTGCCGCTGTGTTAACATATGCATCTATATCCTCAGGACAGAAAGATGAAACAGTACATAAGATTGCTGAAATTTGTGTTGCCGCACGCCTGGGTGCTTGCGCTGGCCGGGGTATGCATGGTGGCCTCATCCGCGTTCAGCGGGGTCTCCCTGAGCATGATCATCCCCCTGGTCGACAATATCATCACAGGGAAGAAGATACTGATACCTCCGGGTGTCACCCTGCCGCCGGTGGTGCAGGACCTGGTCAACGCGGCAAACACGATGTCCCCGATGGTCCTCCTGAACCGCATGACGCTCATAGTCATGATCCTGTGGTTCCTGAAGAACCTCTTCGAGTTCCTCCAGACGTACTTCATGAACGACGTCTCCCAGCGCGTCATAAAGGACGTCAAAAATATCATCTATAAGAAGGTCCTCACCCTGGGCATGGACTTCTATTATAAGAACCCGACCGGGAAATTGATGTCGCGCATCACTTACGACGCCGCGATAATACGCGATTCGATCTCGACGGGCGTCACCGACCTCCTATACCAGCCGATACAGCTCCTGATATACCTGGGGCTTCTCTTCACGATAAAGATATACTTTTCGATATCCTGGGTCCTCATCTTCGTGAGCATATCCCTCTTCCTCCTTGTCATATACCCGGTCGTCAAGATAGGGAAGCGGCTCAAGAGCATATCCCGGCAATCGCAGGAACAGATGGCCGACATAACAACGACGCTCCACGAGACGATCTCGGGTATACGCGTCGTGAAGGCGTTCTCTATGGAGGGGTATGAGGCGGAGAAGTTCGAAAGGCAGAACGAGCAGTTTTACCGGCTTTGCATGAAATCGGTGAAACGGATGACGGTGGTGAGCCCCATAACCGAATTCGTAGGTATGTTATGTATAGCGGTGATCCTCTGGATAGCGGGCAAAGAGATCCTGTCGGGATCGCTCTCCGCCGGCGCTTTTATAACGTTCCTGGCGAGCCTGCTCTCCATCATGAGGCCGATAAAACGGCTTACGAACGTCTACAGCATAAACCAGCAGGCGATGGCCGCAGCCGCAAGGATATTCGAAGTGCTCGATACGGTCCCGTCGGTATCCGAGAAGCCGGGGAGTGTCGGGATCCGCAGGATAAGGGATAGTGTGATCTTAAAAGACGTATATTTCAGGTATGAGGATAAGGATATCCTTAAAGGCATCAACCTGGAGGTCAAGGTAGGCGACATCGCCGCCTTCGTAGGGCCGAGCGGCGTAGGGAAGACGACCCTGGTCAACCTGATACCGCGTTTTTACGATGTCTCTAAAGGGGCCGTGCTGATCGACGGCATCGATGTCAGGGACGCCTCTTTCGGGTCACTGAGAGGCCAGATAGGCATAGTGACGCAGGAGACGATACTCTTTAATGATACGGTGGCGGCCAATATCGCCTACGGTTCCAAGAACCGGAAGATAGGCGACATAATGAAGGCCGCCCAGATAGCGAACGCGCATTCGTTCATAATGGCCATGCCCAAAGGTTATGACACGATGATCGGCGAACGCGGTTTCCGCCTTTCCGGAGGCGAGAAGCAGCGCATAGCGATAGCCAGGGCCGTATTCAAAGACCCGCCCATCCTGATACTTGACGAGGCGACCTCCCAGCTCGATACCCAGTCCGAGATCCTTGTCCAGGAGGCGATAGACAGGATGATGAAGGGCAGGACCGTCTTTGTCATCGCGCACCGTCTCAGCACGATAAAACACGCCACGTTGATATATGTCATGGACGGCGGGCGCATAGTGGAGGCCGGTTCCCACGATTCCCTGATAGGGAAAGACGGCCTGTATAAGCGGCTTTACAATATGCAGTTCAGGGACAGCGTATTGAGTTAGAAGGAAAAATGTATTGCTATTTTGGACCTTATTGATATAATATTAGGCCCTATATCGGGAATGCAAAAATCGCAGAAAGAGAAAGGAAGAAAGGTTTAAAACTATGGTAGATTCTACATTGACCAAGACATTATTGGAGGCAGGGGTACATTTCGGTCATGAGACCAAACGCTGGAACCCGAAGATGAAGAAGTTCATATTCGGGGAGAAGAACGGTATCTACATCATAGATCTGGAGAAGACGAAAGATGCCGTGGCAAAGGCGTGCGCTTTCCTTAAGAGCGTCTCATCGTCCGGGGGTAACGTCCTGTTCGTGGGCACCAAGAAGCAGGCCCAGGACATCATAAAGGACGAGGCCCTCAGGTGCGATATGTTCTACATCAACCAGCGCTGGCTCGGCGGCACGCTCACCAATTTCCAGACGATAAAGAAGAGCTTAAAGCGCCTGAGCGAACTCGAGAAGATGAAAGAGGACGGCAGGATGGCGAAACTCTCGAAGAAAGAGGCGTCCCAGCTCAACAAAGAGGGGGTCAAGCTCATAAAGAACCTGGAGGGGATACGCTCGATGGATAAACTGCCCAGGGCGGTCTTCATCGTGGACTCCAAAAAGGAAGAGATCGCCGTCAAAGAGGCGAAGAAACTGAATATACCGGTCGTAGCGCTTGTCGATACGAACTGCGATCCGGATGTCATCAATTACGTCATCCCGGGGAACGACGATGCCATCAGGTCGATAAAGCTCGTCACGAGCATAATGGCCGACAGCGTGATCGAGGGTAAGGAGGCGTTCGTAAAGGGCGAAGAGGACGCGAAGGCGGAGGCGGAAAGAGAAGCCGCCGAAGAGGAAGGCGAACCGATCAAAGTGCTGGATACCAAGATCGAAGAGCTGGTCGAAGGCGATCTGAAGCTGAAGGAGGATGAGGCCGCGCCGAAAGACGTCCCCATCAAGAAAAAGAAAAAAGTGAAATAGAAAGGCGAGTAACATGTTAGACGCGATAAAGAAACTGAGAGAGAAGACGAACGCCGGCATTGTGGATTGCAAGAAGGCGCTGCGCGAGTCGAACGGCGATATAGATAAGGCGATAGAGGTATTGAGGAAGCAGGGCGTGACGCTGGCATCGAAGAAGGCGGGGCGCCAGGCAAAGGAAGGGCGCTCGGAGAGCTATATACACCTCGGCGGGAAGATCGGCGTGCTGGTAGAGGTGAACTGCGAATCGGATTTCGTCGCCAGGAACGATGATTTCAAGACGTTCGTGAAGGATGTCGCCATGCAGGTCGCGGCATCGAATCCTATTTACGTGAGGAAAGAGGACGTGCCTGCCGAGGCCATAAAGAAAGAGACCGACATAATAAAGGCGCAGGTTGTCGGGAAGCCCGAGAACGCGATACAGAAGATAGTCGAAGGGAAGCTCACCAAGTTCTATGAGGAGGTCTGCCTCCTGGAGCAGCCTTTCATAAAAGACCAGAACCTGAAGGTAAAAGATATCCTCACGTCCATGATAGCCAAGATCGGCGAGAATATAATAATCCGCCGGTTCGTAAGATACCAGGTGGGGGAAGAGGTGTAGCGGCGGGGTTTAGGGAAGGAATATACTATCAGGGTATAGGGTATAGGGTATAGGGTATAGGGGATAGGGAAGATGAAGAAGGCGGCTTTTAAAAGAGTCGTTTTGAAGTTGAGCGGAGAGGCGCTCCAGGGCCGTCTCGGGTCAGGCATCGATTATGACGTCATCGCCTCAATAGCGCGGCAGATAAAAGAGGTGAAGTCGCTCGGTATCGAGATCACCATAGTCATCGGCGGCGGTAATATATTCCGCGGCATAGCGGGCTCCTCCAGGGGCATCGACAGGGTAAGCGCCGACTATATGGGCATGCTGGCGACGGTGATAAACGGCCTCGCCCTGCAGGGCGCGCTGGAGAGCGCGGGCGTCTTCACGAGGGTGCAGACCGCCATAGCGATGGAAGAGCTGGCAGAGCCCTATATAAGGCGCCGGGCGATAAGGCATCTTGAGAAGGGCCGCGTCGTGATCTTCGTCGGCGGCACGGGCAACCCTTACTTTACTACCGACACCACCGCGGCGCTCCGGGCCATCGAGATCGGGGCCGACGTCATCCTGAAGGCCACGAAAGTGGACGGTGTCTACTCGTCCGATCCGGTCAAGAACAAGAAGGCCCGCAAGTACGACACCCTGCGATACATCGATGTCCTTAAGAAGGGGCTCAAGGTCATGGACGCTACCGCGACGAGCCTCTGTATGGACAATAAATTGCCGATAATCGTATTTAACCTCCAAAAAGAGGGGAATATAAAGAGGGTCATGACGGGCGAAAAGATAGGAACGATAATAAAGGGGTGAGGCGCTTATGACTATAAAAGAGATCGTCCACGATACCGAGATGAAGATGAAGAAGACCATAGAGGCGACACAGCGGGAGTTCTCCACCATAAGGACGGGGAGGGCCTCGAGCTCTCTCGTCGAGGGGATAAAGGTCGACTACTACGGCGCGCCGACGCCGCTGAAACAGCTGGCCGCGATATCGGTCCCCGACGCCAAATTCATCGCGATACAGCCATGGGACAAATCGTCGCTCGCCGATATTGAGAAGGCGATAATGAAGTCGGATATAGGGATAACGCCTACCAACGACGGGAAGTCGATACGCCTATCGATACCCCCGCTCACCGACGAGCGCCGCGCAGAGCTGGACAAGATACTGAAGAAGATAGCCGAAGACGGACGCGTATCCTTAAGGACGGCCCGGCACGTGGCCATAGAACACGCGAGGAAGCTCGAGAAGGACAAGGTCGCTACGGAAGACGAGAGGTTCAAGGCGCAGGACGACATCCAGAAGCTGACCGACAAGCACATCAAAGAGATAGATAATCTTCTCGAAGCGAAAGAGAAAGAGATCGCTGGGTAGCTACTTTAGGGTTGTCCAGCATCCGGCGAGTACGTTGATAGTTTTGCTCCGCGAGGAGGTTCTGAGAGCACTCTTTTAAATTTCATAAATCAGAGATTTATCGAAATTTATTTATTCGCTCTCAGAACGCAAATTTTCGGAGAAAATTTGCGGGCCGCTAGCTCATCTGGTAGAGCACCACACTTTTAATGTGGGTGTGGCAGGTTCGAGTCCTGCGCGGCTCACCATTAGAAAAAGCCCTTCAGATAAACTGGAGGGCTTTTTCTATGTAGGCTTCTGTGGCGAAAATATCCGAAGGAATTCGGCCGCCGTTTAAAAATCGACGCTCGTCAGCCGATAGGTTCGCTCCGAAAGGGCTCTTTTGAGGTTTAAATTTTCAGAGAAAATTCAAACCTCATTTTTTCCCTTTCGGAGTGACAAATCGCAGAGCGATTTGTCTAAGTCCTGCGCGGCTCACCGGCGAAAATATCCGAAGGAATTCGGCCGCCGCTTAAAAATCGACGCCCTTCAGCCGATAATGACACATCTTTGGCGCAGGGGCTACTTAGAAAAGACCACCTTCCCGTAAAACCAAAAAAAGTTAGCTCACTTTCTGTTGCTTTAACTCAACCTATATGATAAGCTTATAGTACAAATTATGAGATATGTGCATAGATATAAGCTTAAAGAGCTGATAAGAAATGGATCTGTTTGGGCAAGCCGGGCGAGTTCAGCCTGGCTTTTTAATTTAAAATTTAGAAAAGTACTCGTCACCGCCATATCTCTGGGCATTTCGGCCTCTTTTTATACGGAATCGGCCTGTTATGGCCTTGCCACACTCCCCGCTTCGCAAAATCCTGTCATCAAGCGGGAGATCC
Proteins encoded:
- a CDS encoding OmpH family outer membrane protein; its protein translation is MSKRIVLLTVALFAIAAFTSGLARVACAAELKIAYVDMGKVFSDYNKTKDAEKVMEEKTKVKEGERKTLVDELRKLKDEQALLSEKAKAEKQTIIDEKVKNLQEFDRKARDELIKERNDKLGTLVKDMEKVIEDYAKESGYDFIVDSRILLYGKEQYEVTAEILKRLNK
- the lpxB gene encoding lipid-A-disaccharide synthase yields the protein MASPKKILIVAGEPSGDLHASNLVKDLKSLDPSLRFFGLGGNLSREAGVDVVYDISKLALIGLVEVIKNLSAVKAARSAVIGRIGRERPDLAILVDYPGFNLRLARYLKKRGIPVVYYISPQVWAWGAGRIKIIKECVRKVVVFFKFEEELYRRHGIEAEWVGHPLMETVKATLPRSETLKRYGLSQDKMTVALLPGSRTLEVTALLTPMLSAAALIKNRVKNVQFVIAKFKDLPAALYKNIMKGSGVDIALAEGDTYNIVAAADFAIVASGTATLETALLGKPFLLVYKVNFLTYVASQIVLRTPFLGLANIIAGREIVPELLQFDVTPEKIAERAVSILADDKRRAGIVSSLRSVAASLGTPGASERAARAIFPLLR
- the fabZ gene encoding 3-hydroxyacyl-ACP dehydratase FabZ, encoding MGKSELDIKGKPIDINMIQKILPHRYPFLLVDRVLEVSAERAVGIKNVTINEPFFQGHFPGHPIMPGVLILEAMAQVGGVAALNMKDNIGKLAYFLTIDNAKFRKPVVPGDQLVIEVNIMKAKLSIMQVRAVAKVEGAVVTEAEFKFAFITPNETA
- the lpxI gene encoding UDP-2,3-diacylglucosamine diphosphatase LpxI (LpxI, functionally equivalent to LpxH, replaces it in LPS biosynthesis in a minority of bacteria.); amino-acid sequence: MSRIGLVAGEGKLPVVFSKIARARGDTVIGFGIKGITSDELERHVEKMHWVRWGDLKKAIFLLVTERIKDIVMLGKIKKEILFKEEEKLDDDAKKVVGVVRDKKDYAILNGVTKALAVAGIQVISPAAYLKDLIPVKGVLTRRGPTAAEEKDIEYGKEVALTLSRFDIGQTTVIKEKTVITVEAAEGTDETIKRAGALTGGGFTVVKMARPDQDMRLDVPLVGVETIKAVADAKGSVVALEAGKTLLLDREDAVKLADDKGISIVIV
- a CDS encoding glutamine synthetase beta-grasp domain-containing protein translates to MKKGYKSPTEAAKLLGISRQAVVEKIQKGSIRASRVGRQYIIEEDELKHLKKTHTGKDTDIRNMRSAKDAKERILRAVKERNIRTIQLWFVDILGILKCVSITQRDLEEALYHGKGFDGSSVTGFAEAQESDIIAMPDAATFQILPWEESSGTVARLFCDILNPDRTPYAGDSRYVLKRALERAGKLGYTYYIGPELEYFYFKSDKSPEVLDEGTYFELIPNDFADVIRNKTVNILEDMGIPMEASHHEVAPSQHEIDLKYSEALIMADNIITARYCIKEVAKAHNVYATFMPKPIYGVNGSGMHTHQSLFKGDKNAFYDKDDKYHLSLTAKQFIAGQLRHARELSALTAQWVNSYKRLVAGYEAPVYVSWAQRNRTALIRVPLYRPGNEKATRAELRCPDPACNPYLAFAAILTAGLEGIEKKYKIPDPVEPNIYKMEMSERQERGLIALPGNLSQAIAETEKSALLKEALGEHIFTRFLINKKREWEEYRIHVTSHEVKKYLPIL
- the lpxC gene encoding UDP-3-O-acyl-N-acetylglucosamine deacetylase; protein product: MIGEVAKQRTIKDPVEIEGVGLQTGAKVKLSLKGSPAGSGINFIRVDLPNKPLLNIQSFNFDESVSRERRTVLGIGPLEIQTTEHFLAALAGLGIDNIIAEADNAELPGLDGSAAGFLAALKKAKVIEQESSKREIALDSPVWCADKDAFLAVFPGDGFRVSYTMSYPHPALGTQFLSLTVDEAAFEGQIAPARTFCLEEEALELLKRGLGKGADYDNTLVMGKGGPIKNALRFPDEPVRHKILDLIGDLCLAGAPLKGHVVAIKSGHRLNMEMVKKLKKIVKG
- a CDS encoding Gfo/Idh/MocA family oxidoreductase; protein product: MEKTHIGVIGVGHLGSIHTKVYSRLKDVKLVGVCDCNIEKALEVGKKYHTASYSDYEELFGKIDAASIAVPTSLHYNIAKDFLLHDIHVLIEKPITKTLSEADELIEIARDRKLILQVGHVERFNSAVLAIEPYLEKPKFIECQRLGPFHKRVKDVGVVLDLMIHDIDIVLGLVKKEVANIEAVGLSTISDYEDVTNVRLTFEDGTVADITASRVTKDVVRKIRIFQEDSYISLDYVSQEAAIFRKTEDKIIKEKIRIKKKEPLKKELKSFVECVRTGKRPVVSGVEGRRALQVALAIIEKIKPAK